CAGCAACGCAGCCAACAAGAACTCCAGGCTTAAGCCATCCATCATCAATAAAGACGCTGCCGCATTGGGTTGGAACCCCGAATTTGTTTCCATAATCCTCAACACCTGCAACGACACCCTCCAGAGTCCTTACAGGAGACTGGATATCCAGAGGAAGGTCTTTGTAAGAATCCGGATGTGGTGTCCTAAAGCCGTACTGGCTTGAGACAGGATGCATGCCTTTTCCTGTGCACCCAGGATCCCGGAGAACCCCCCCTGTGCCTGTGTCTGCTCCTCCAAACCCATCCAGGCCTGAAGGATGGTTATGCGACTCAACCTTATGGGAAAGATTCCATCTCCTGTTTAATTCAATAACCCCAGAATTGTCTTCAGTAACAGACTTAAGCCAGTTAATATATCGAGAAATCCTCTCAGTGGATGCCTTAATGATAGATTTGAAGATACTGTCGGTTATAGTGGGCAGCCCCGCCTCATCATTCAGATCATCAGAAGTGTACCCCCAGAGTGCATTGAGTTTCTTGTGGCAGCAATGCTCTGACCATTTCTGTGCAATGCCTTCAAGCTCTGCATCTGTTGGCATTGCCTCTAAGCCAAGCTTTCTTCTTTGGAGAAGATAATCAGAATCTGCTCCAACAGATTGCGGATCTGCAAACAGCCTCTTAATAGTCAGCATCTCTTCAAGATTCAAGGCAAGAAGGCGGTTATTGCTTAGCTCTACCAGATTGTTATCCGGAATCATGATATCAACATACTTAAAAGGAGTAACCTTGGGGAGTTCAACATACGGAAAATGAAATCCAATCTCAGCTAGCGGGTCTTGATCGCGTCTCACTGCAACTTTAACCTCACGGGTGACAGGATTTGCGAGCATCTTCCTGATTCCAATGAACTGCTCATCATCCCATTTTCCTGACCAGAGGTATTGTTGAGCGAATGAAACCTCTCCAACCGGCCTTCCAAGAACCTGCTCCAGGGCTTTCCTTGCAGTCTGGCCTTCAGGGTCATTCACTCCTGGCTTTGGCGATACCTCAATCAGCGCATCAGGCAGAACAAAGCCTTCTTCAAGAGGGAAACCCTGGAGAACAGAGCGGTTTGCTGAGGCAATATCAACAAGAGGGTCTGCAAGAAGCGCCAGGACGCTCTTCGTTTCTTCAGGAAGGAAGGCATCATCAATGTTATAGACGCGTATCGGCCTGCTTAATACAAGGCCATCAGAAGCAGCAAGACTTCCCCGCGTCATGACTTCTATTCGAGTCCCCATCACTAAGAGAACCCACTCCAGACTTCTATAAATACCTTTCCATTGTCAGCATTCCAAAGTAGTCTCATTTTGGTAACAAAGAAAGCAGTTATTCCGATCAGAATAATTTTGACAGGAGTTTATTTAAAGGGAGCCTCGACCCATCTAAGATATGATTGAAGGAATGATTAATGAGGAGTATCAGAGGCACGAAGGAAAGATAGAAGGCGTGATCCAGAGAGCAATGAAAGGCCATCTGTTTCTGTCAGGAAGAGCACTATGGGGCAGGATATACACTGCATTGGAGGATGAAGCAGAAAAATTTTTGCCAGGGAGTGATTATGGAAACGCGCTTCTTCAGGCAAGACAGGCGCTCATAGAAAGAAATCACCATGCATCCATCTTCAGAGCAGGCACAAAAAGCAAGTATGGTCCAAAACCGTACAGCGCGATCTTTGGATTTGCGGTAATCCCCAACAACGAAGCTGATGAAGCTACACCACTGCCTACTTACCTACATACTGATACGTCTATATTCAAATACAATTAAACTTAAAAAGAAGAAAACAACACCAGCGCTAAGGTCAAGTATCCGGGGGGAATCAACAATGCAAAAAATCACCTATATAACTTCTGAAAGCGTGACTGAAGGCCATCCGGACAAGATTTGCGACCAGATAAGCGATGCAATACTGGACACACTGATTGTCCAGGATCCAAGGTCACGGGTTGCTGTCGAATGCCTCACAACAACAGGCTTGATTATCGTTGCAGGAGAGGTAACTACAAAAGGGTATGCAGATATCCAGGGAATCGCAAGAAGGGTTCTGAGGGAGATAGGCTATACCAACCCTGAATTCGGGATTGACTGCGAGGATGCAGGAGTATTGGTAAGCGTCCATGGCCAGAGCGCAGATATAGCACAAGGCGTTGAGGAAAAAGGTGAGAAAGAGCAGGGCGCTGGCGACCAGGGAATGATGTATGGGTTTGCATGCAACGAGACTCCTGAATTCATGCCCTTTCCTATTATCATGGCTCATAAGCTCACGAGAAGGCTTGCAGAAGTCAGGAAGCAGGGCATCATCCAGGGGCTTGGGCCTGACGGAAAATCCCAGGTTTCTGTAGAATACCATGATGGAACGCCTAAAAGGATCTCAGCAATCGTCATTGCCCAGCAGCATACTGAAGATGTGAGTGAAGAGCAGCTGAAGAGCGACATCCTTGAGAAAGTGGTCAAGTATGTCTGCGGCAGTTTCATGGATGCAAACACTAAGGTCCATATCAATGCAACAGGAAAATTCGTGATTGGAGGCCCGGAGGGAGACACTGGCCTCACAGGAAGAAAGATCATCGTAGACACCTACGGAGGGATTGGAAGGCATGGCGGAGGCTGCTTTTCAGGAAAGGATCCTTCAAAAGTGGACAGGTCAGGAGCCTATGCAGCAAGATATGTTGCAAAGAACATTGTGGCAGCTGGCTTGGCTGAGAAATGCGAGGTCCAGCTTTCCTATGCAATCGGTGTCGCTGAACCCACCTCAATCAATGTTGACTGCTTCGGCACAAACAAGATCCCTGAAGAGAAGATCAATGAGCTTGTCAGGAAGCATTTTAACTTAAAGCCAAAAGGGATTATCCAGATGCTGGATCTTCTCAGGCCGATCTACAGGAAGGCGGCTGCCTACGGCCACTTCGGCAGAAATGACCTGGACTTCACTTGGGAGAGGACGGACAAGGCTGAAGCGCTGAGGAGAGAGGCTGGGTTGTAGTTAAGGCTGATTCTTCAATTTGACCGCTGATACTCGTTGATACTACTTCCGTTTGATACCATACCACTCAGGATGCAACTCAGAATCAAGATGAGAAATGAGAGGCTCACCCCAAACGTCATGCATGGTTGCCATCCCATGGTTTGAATGATAGTACAACCCATAAAGGCCTTCGCGCACAAACGAGTCGGCTGCAGCAGCAAGCCCAAGCCAGGTAGCAGCATCATAAGGGGTGGGGTCGATATCCGCCCCAAATATCTTGCTTGCAGTGGAAGCTGCAGCGTAGAATCCCAACACGAGATTTGTAATTCTTGAGGTAGTACTCATAAGCGATGCGGCTTCAGTGTTCCCCTGAGAAAGGCGCATCTGCAGTCGTGGAGGAAGAAGCCCTGTGACAGGCCCAGAAAGGATGGCTGCAATTTTGCCAACCAGGGAGAGGTCTCGCGTGATCATAAGCTCGAGAGGCCTTTACAGATATAAAAATATTTGGGTGTTTCGGCTCTGGTTAGATCCCGTGCAGCACCAATAGGTGCGGGCATCACTCCCCCTCAAACTCAACAAGGTTAAAGACAGGATATCCTGCGTCCTGAAGCCTCTTCTTTCCGCCTAAATCAGGAAGGTCAACAATAAAGCTGCACTCAACAACGTCTCCTCCTAATTTTTTGACAAGATTTG
This window of the Candidatus Nanoarchaeia archaeon genome carries:
- the metK gene encoding methionine adenosyltransferase, with protein sequence MQKITYITSESVTEGHPDKICDQISDAILDTLIVQDPRSRVAVECLTTTGLIIVAGEVTTKGYADIQGIARRVLREIGYTNPEFGIDCEDAGVLVSVHGQSADIAQGVEEKGEKEQGAGDQGMMYGFACNETPEFMPFPIIMAHKLTRRLAEVRKQGIIQGLGPDGKSQVSVEYHDGTPKRISAIVIAQQHTEDVSEEQLKSDILEKVVKYVCGSFMDANTKVHINATGKFVIGGPEGDTGLTGRKIIVDTYGGIGRHGGGCFSGKDPSKVDRSGAYAARYVAKNIVAAGLAEKCEVQLSYAIGVAEPTSINVDCFGTNKIPEEKINELVRKHFNLKPKGIIQMLDLLRPIYRKAAAYGHFGRNDLDFTWERTDKAEALRREAGL